In Sphaerisporangium krabiense, the DNA window GGGGAAGGGGGACGGGACGGCGGAGTGCGGCGCCCCGGACGGGCACGGCGCCGCCGCGGGACCCGCGATGGGCCCGCCGGCGGCGCCGCTTCCGTCGAGGCCGCTCAGGCGCGCGCTCAGTGGCAGGCGGTGGTGCCGCTGTCGGTGAACGTCTTGCCCGACTGCGGCACGAACTGCCAGTCGTAGCTGCCGGCGTGAAGGGTGAGCTTCAGCACGCCGTAGGTGTCGCTGTTGCGGACCTGGCTGTTGGCCAGGATCGTGCCGAACCCGTAGTGGCTCGCGCCGCCGGACCCGACGACGAAGTGACGGATGCCGCGCGCGTTGTCGAGCTGGTTGGAGGGGGTGATCGGCGCGAACCGCTCGTACTGGTGGTTGTGGCCGGTCAGGATCACGTCGGCGTTGTTGTCGTACAGGGCCTGCACGAGCGGCGCGACCGAGGTGTCGGGCGCGTGGTTGGACCCCGAGGTGAAGCGCGGGTGGTGCCACATCGCGACCGTGCACGGCTTGGGGTTGGCCTGCAGGTCCGCGCGCAGCCACTGCACCTGCGCCGACGTGGCGCCGCAGCCGCCGACCGCCGAGCAGTTGGAGTTCAGCACGACGACGTGCCAGTTGGACCCGAGGTCGTAGGAGTAGTACCCCTTGCTCGGGTCGCCCGCGGCGGCGCCGAAGTAGCCGTAGTACCCCGACGCACCCGAGGTGTTGTAGTCGTGGTTGCCGGGCACCGGCCGGGTGCGCGCCTTGTGGCGGCCCCAGGTCGGGTTGTAGTAGGTGTTGAACTCCGAGGCGGTCCCGTTGTCGTACACGTTGTCGCCCAGGGTGAACACCGTGCCGGAGATGCCGTCCAGCAGCGCCGCGGTCGCGGTGTCGCCCGAGCCGGAGTTGGAGATGTCGCCCGCGCCGACCAGCACCGGGTCCGCGGCCGACGGCGTGCTGGTCGTGGGCGTCGGGCTGGAGGTCGTCCCGGTGGTCACCACGAGCTGGGGCGCCGTCGCCGCGCCGCTCTCGCGCGCGTCGTAGTCGGCGCCGTCGGAGCTGGACGAGGTCACGCCGACGCTGTAGGTGCCGTCGCCGGTCACGTACGAGGTCACGTCGACCTCGTACCAGGCGTTCCTGGACACCGAGCCGATCGTGCCGAGCGTCGCGCCGTCGATGGCCGGCTGGTCGTTCCACGTGGTGGCGGTCTCCGACCACGTCGTGCTGCTCACCGCGCGGAACGTGCCGCCGCTGGCGCTCTCCGCGCCGCTGACGTCGTCGGTGTGCAGGCGGAGCTTGGCGCCGGTGACCGTGCCGGAGACGCCGGACACCGTGAACCGCAGGAACAGCCGCTTGACCGGCGAGTTGTCGATGCCGAGCTGCCCGGAGGTGCCGTAGTTGGTGCCGGTCGCGCCGTTGTCCACGTAGGTGTCCGCGACCGGGGTGAAGGTCGACGTGGCCGCGTTGGCCACGCCTCCCGGCAGCGTCACGGCCGCGATCGCGACCGCGCCCGAGACGGCGGCCGCGAACACCGCCGTCAGGGTCTTGCGTCGGAACATGTGCTTGCTCCTCGTGCGGGGGTCGGGGGGGCTACACGGACGCTAGATCGGCTTCCGCTCGGCCCGATGAGCAGTGAGAGAGCGAAGGGAGTCCAGAGGGTTAATGCCGGAAGCGCCCGGTCGTGCGGCGTGAGGTATGAAGCCGACATATTGCGCAGGCCCCGCGGGCGGCGCGTCCGGCGCCGTCACGCCGCCCGCGATGGCGGTACACGACCACGGACGCGTGAACGGAAGGTGAGGTCGTCGTGCCACCCTCGGATTCCGGCGAGTCCTGCCGCAGACCGTTCGGACGGCGTCGTGCCGGTCCCCGGATTCGGCGGGTTCCGCCGCGCGACCGTGCCGAGCGGCCCGTCCTGTGTGTGCCCGTCGGTCCTGAGCCACCGTCGCGGCGGGCCCGCGGCACCGTGGACACCATCGCTAGGGTGAGGGTGGGATGTCCGGTTCGTTGTCCAGTGGGGTGATGGGGTGGCGACGTTGCACTTCGGGATTCTGGGGCACAGCGCCGAGGGGGCCGCGTTGTGCTTCCGGGCGTTCTGCGGGGAGGGCTTCCGCGCGCTCGGGCCGCACCGGCATCCTGACGTGACCCTGGACCTCATCCCGCTGGCGCGCAGCATGCCGTACTGGGACGCGGGCGACCACGCGCCCATCCGGGACACGCTCGCCGAGAGCGTGCGGCGGCTCGCCGGCGCGGGCGCCGACTTCTTCGCCTGCCCCGACAACACCGCCCACATGGCCCTGGACCTGCCGGGGGAGGACCTCGCACTCCCGGGGCTGCACCTCGCCGAGGTCGTCGCCGACCGTGCCGCCCGGGACGGCCGCACCCGCGTCGGCGTGCTCGGCACCCGGTACACCATGGACGGCCCGCTCTACCCGCGCGCGCTCGCCGCCCGGGGCATCGCCGCCGAGGTTCCCGAGGCCGGCGACCGCGCCGTCGTGGACGAGATCATCTTCACCGAGCTGCTGGAAGGCGTCTTCAGCGACTCATCGCGCCGCAGGTACGCCGAGGTGATCGGGCGGCTCGCCGAGCGGGGCTGCGACGCGGTGGCGCTGGTCTGCACCGAGATCCCGCTCCTGGTGACGCCCGAGGTGTCGCCGCTTCCGACGCTCGACTCGACCCGCCTGCTCGCCCGCGCCGCCTTCGAGGTGGCCACCGGCCTGCGCCCCATGCCGGTCTGGCGCGGCGGCCCCGGCCCGTCGCGGAGCTGAGGCGGAGCGGACCCGGGCCGGGCGGACCAGGGCCGATATACTCGTCGGCGCATGCGAAAACGCGGCCTGGTCGGTAGCCCAGGCGCCGTCGTCCGACGGTTTGTATCCGCCCTCTCCAGGGATGTCCGGCATGCCGGAATCCGGCCTCGTCAGGCCGGTGATCGGTATGCCCGCTGGAGGGGACATGAGCGCCGTGACGCTGACCGTGTGCTTCGCCGACCCGTTCTGGGTCGGCTACCTGGAGATCGACGAGGGCGGCGCCGTGCGCGCCACCCGGGTCGTGTTCGGCGGCGAGCCGACGGACGCCGAGCTGCACGACTTCCTCCTGCGCAACGGCTCCGCCCTGCTCGCCAAGGCCGCCGCGAACCCGCCCGTGGCAAGCGACGCGCGGCCCGTGGGGCGTCCCAACCCCAAGCGGGCCGCGAAGCTGGCCGCCCGGGAGGCCGCCCGCGTGGCGCAGGGCCGGCGGAGCACGGCGTCGCAGGAGGCCGTCCGCCTGGAGTACGAGGAACGCAAGGCCGAGGCGTCCGCCGGGCTGCGGGCCAGGAAGGCGGCCGACGCCGAGCGCCGGTACGAGGCCGCCCGTGCCAAGCGCCGCGAACGCAGACGCGGCCACTGATGACGCCGCGCGGACCGGCACGCACCGGCACGCACCGGCGCGGACCGGCACGCACCTTACCGGGCCGGGTCGCGTTCGTAGAGCTCCGTCAACGGGGCGGTCTCGGCGGCGGGGACGGACAGGGGGATGGGGCCGGGTGGGGTGCCGAGGCCGGCCACCTGGTCCCAGGTGACGTACCTGCTGCCCCGGTGCAGGCGCCGGACGATCGCCCGCACGAGCAGGGGCGCCTGCCCGCCGGGGCCGCGTTCGTAGCCGAAGAGCTGCCCGGTGTGCCGGGGCGCGACGATGAGGCCGGACACGCGGAACGCGTGCTGGACGCCGCGCAGCAGCGGGCCGTCCTGGGTGAGCTGGACGTCGGCCACCTGGCCCATCGGCGTGCCGCTCGCGTCGTTCACGGGACGGCCGATGAGCTCGCCGATCCGCGTCGCGCCCTCCTCCGCCCGGGTCCTGGCCGGTCCCGGCGGCGCGGTGGTGTCGTCCCCGGCGCCGCTGCCGGGGATGGGGCCGATGAGGTTGCGCCGCGTCCAGCGTTCCAGGGCCGGTTCCTCCGGGTCGCCGTCCACCGACAGGGCGGCGTCGATCCCGGAGACCTGCGCCATGCCGACGCGCCGCGGCGCCGGGTCCTCCTCGGGCCGGAACAGCTCGGTGACGGCGACGATGAGCCTGCCGGGCACGCCGCCGATCCTCGGTCCGAGCGCGAGCGGCCCGGCGAGGATCGCCGCCACGTACGGGCGGCCTTGGGCGTCGCGCTTCAGCTCCAGGTCGTCGGCCTTGCAGACGTGCCGGCCGTCGCGGGAGCGCACCACCTGGCGGTCCAGCAGGTGGAGCCGGGCGTGCAGGATCCGCGCTCCGGTCATTGCCCCGCCTTCGTCGCGAGCATCAGGGGGATCGCCGCCACGGCGACCACCAGCAGCAGCACCATGTACGCGGTCCCGAGCGCGTTGGAGATCCTGCCGTTCACGTGTTCGCCCATGTAGTCGGGGTCGTTGGCGATCATCAGCACCGGCAGGTAGGTCAGCGGCAGCGCGGCGGCGGAGAAGACCAGGGAGTACTCGGTCACCTTGATCGGGTCGATCGTGGTGAGCACCAGCGCGGCGGCCACGATCGTGGCGACCAGGACGACGACGTGGAAGCGCGCCGCGTCCCTGGGCCGCACGTACTTGCCCCACTGCCAGCCGAAGTACTGGCTGAGCGTGTACCCCGACGACAGGGCGGTCTCCAGCGTCGCGCCGAACGTCGCCGCGAACACCCCGAAGATCACGACCACCAGGCCGATCTTCCCGAGCGCCAGCCCGACGGGCAGCAGCATCTGGTCCAGCGTGCCGACCTGGATGTGGAGGGGGAGGAAGACGGTGGCCGCGCACGCGGCGATGGCCAGGGACAGGAACCCGCCGAGGGGGAAGCCGACGAACACGTTGGCCCGCGCGGTCAGCAGGTCCTTGCCGGTCCAGCGCTCCTCGACGCCGCCGGAGGAGAAGAAGAACACCTCGTACGGCGTCATCGCGCCGCCGAGCAGGGCGATCGCGTAGTACCAATACGTCGGCGCGCCCTCGTCCGGCGGGGGATGGGTCACCTGGCGGGCCAGCTCGCCCCAGTCGGGGCCGAGCCGCCACGCCGCGACGGCGAACACCACCAGCGCCAGCCCGGCCAGCCCGAAGACCTTCTCCATGGTCCCGAACTTGACCCGCCACATCACCAGCCAGGCCACCAGCGCCACACCGGGCACCCACAGCAGGTAGTTCACGCCGGTGACCAGCTCCAGCGCCAGGGAGGCGCCGCCGATCTCGGCGGCCAGCGTGAGCACGTTGATGAAGAAGGACGCCCCGAGGTTCACCAGGCCCGCGCGGGGGCCGAGCCGCTCGCGCACCAGGTCGAACACCGGCCGCCGCGAGGCCACGGCGATGCGGCCGGACATCTCGGCGAACAGGCAGATGCCGATCACCCCGACCACGACGACCCAGGCCAGCGACATGCCGAACCTGGCGCCGACCAGGGCGTTGGCCACCAGGTCGCCGATGTCGACGAACCCGCCGAAGGCGGTGAGGATGCCGAGCGTGACCGCGAAGAGCCGCTTCACCCGTACGCCTCCTCGACGGCGCGCAGCCGCCCCGCGAGGTCGCCGAGCTCCCGGTCGGCGGCCGCCGGGTCGCGCAGCCCGTCCCTCCTGACCTCGACGAGCAGGCCGCGCAGTTCCTCCTCGGCAGCCGAGGTCAGCTCGGTGACCCGGTCGCGCAGCCGGTCGGAGGCGTCGGAGGGCGGCTGGACGCGGCCGAACTGGTCGCCGACGCCGCCCACGTCGTCGGCGGCCTGGGTGAGCAGCGTCTTCAGGTACGGCGTGGTCAGCCGGTCGGCGCCGCGCACGGCCTGGCGCGCCAGCTCCACGCCCGAGGCGGCGGCCTCTGCGGTGGCGGCGGCCTTGAGCCCGTAGTCGTGGTCGTCCCAGGCCGGGCTGACGCATCCGGACAGGACGAGCGCCGCGAGCAGGACGGGCGGGACGGCGGCCGCGCGCCTCATGACCGGCCTCTGAGCAGGAAATATCCCAGCAGGCCCAGCAGGGCCAGCATCTGGCCCCAGGCCAACAGGAGCACCAGGCCTTCGTCCACCACGCGGCCCCCACTGCCCGCGCGCGGGGTCTTCATACCGGCGCGGGGCGGGAACCCGGCGGAGGTCCCGCGCGGGGCTGCTGGTTGAATGCGGCCATGGTGGTGCGTGACGCTCTTCCCCACGAGATGGACGCGGCCGGCGCGCTGCGCGTGGCGGCCTACCAGGCCGACCGGCTGCTGGACGCCAACCCCTCCTACGCCGGCGCGCTGCGCGCCCTCGGGACGGACGGCGCGGGCGAGGTCCTGGTCGCGGTGGACGGCGACCGGCTGCTCGGGACCGTCATGCTGGAGACGTGGCACGCCGGGAGCGAGGTGGCCAAGGGGCCGCAGGAGGCGGAGATCCGGGCGCTGGCCGTCGCCCCGGAGGCGCGCGGGCGCGGCGTCGGCACCGCGCTGGTGCGGGCGGTCGTGGAGCGGGCCGTGCTGCGAGGGGTCCGGGCGCTACTACTGTCCAGCCAGCCGGCGATGGCCGGCGCTCAGCGCATCTATCTCGCCGAGGGGTTCACGCGCAGGCCCGAGCTCGACTGGGCCCCCGTGCCGGGTCTCACGCTGCTCGGTTTCGGGCGCGATCTGTGAAAGCCCGGTGATCCCGCGTTATCGGCGCGTGCCGCGGCATTGTCGGCAGGGGTTTTCGGTCCGCTCGCCCTGGTGGTAAAGGAAACGCTCACATCGGCGCACTCTGGCACGGGACCGAATCAGGATCTACGTTATTCGGGGAAAATCGGAATACGTTCCTCGGGAGTTGGTGTCCAGTGCCGGACGACGAGGCCTTCCCCGTCCCGGAGTCGCCGAAGATCGACACCTCTGTGCCGCATTCGGCGCGCATCTGGAACTACTGGCTCGGCGGCCGGGACAACTACCCCGTCGACCGGGAGGCCGGCGACGGCTTCGCGCGGGTCTTCCCCGGCATCGAGCGGCTCGCCCGGGCGTCCCGGCACTTCCTCAGCCGCGCGGTGCGTCACCTGGCGGGCGAGGCCGGGATCCGGCAGTTCCTGGACGTCGGCACCGGTCTGCCCACCGTGGACAACACCCACGAGGTGGCCCAGCGGGTGGCCCCGGAGTCGCGCGTCGTCTACGTCGACAACGACCCGCTGGTGCTGGTGCACGCCCACGCCCTGCTCACCGGCACCCCGCAGGGCGCGACGAGCTTCATCGACGCCGACCTGCGCGACCCCGAGGCGATCCTCGCCGCCGCCGGCCGCACCCTGGACCTGACGCGGCCGGTCGCGCTGGTCCTCATGCAGATCACCGGGCACGTCCACGACACCGCCGAGGCGCACGCCCTGGTGCGCCGCCTGATGGCCGGGCTGCCGTCCGGCAGCTACCTGGCGTTCAACGACAGCTCCGACACCAGCGCGGCCAACCTGGAGGCCACCCGCCGGTACAACGAGTCCGGCGCGGCGCCGTACCACCTGCGCAGTCCCGCCGAGCTCGCCGGCTTCTTCGACGGGCTGGAACCGGTCGAGCCGGGCGTGGTGCCGATCGCCCGATGGCGTCCCGAGGTGGACCCGTCCGCCATCGTCGATGTGGACGCATGGGGAGGAGTCGCAATAAAACCATGATCCGCGACGCGCCATGAAGAATCCGGTAATCACGCCCACATGATCGATAGATTGGTCGGTAGCGGAAGATCGTACGACTTGGGGGAGGCGGCGACGTGACCGAACGGGAGAGGGCTCACCCCTGGGTCGTCGACCCCACCACTCCCAGCGTCGCCCGCATGTACGACTACTATCTCGGCGGCAAGGACAATTTCGCCGCCGACCGCGAAGCCGCCGAAAAGATCATAAAGCTGGTGCCGAACGCCAGGGAGATCGCGCGCGCCAACCGCGCCTTCCTGCGCAGGAGCGTGCGCGTCATGGTCGAGTCCGGCATCGACCAGTTCCTGGACATCGGCACCGGCCTGCCCACCCAGGAGAACGTGCACCAGGTGGCGCAGCGAGTGAACCCGGACGCGCGCGTCGCCTACGTCGACAACGACCCGATCGTGCTCGCCCACGCCCGCGCCCTGCTCGCCGACAACGCCGGCACCGTCGTCGTCTCCGCCGACATGCGCGACCCGCGGGGCATCGTGGACCACCCCGAGGTGCGCGCCCACCTGGACCTCGACCGGCCGGTGGGGCTGCTGCTCCTGGCCATCCTGCACTTCGTCGTCGACGACGCCGAGTCCGTCCAGATCGTCCGCACGCTGCGCGGCGCCATGGCCCCGGGGAGCACCCTGGCGATCTCGCACATCACCCCTGGCGACCTCAGCGAGGAGGACATCCGGCGGGGCCGCGACGTCTACACCTCGACCGCCACGGGCGGGATCGTCCCGCGCACCCACGCGCGGATCCGCTCGTACTTCGAGGGCTTCGAGCTGCTCGCGCCCGGCGTGGTGCCGGTGGAGGAGTGGCGTCCCGACCCCGAGACGGTGATCCTCCCGCACCGGGGCGGCATCGGCTTCATGGGCGCCGTCGGCCTGCTCGCCTGAGCGAAGGCGCCGCCGCGCGTCCCCGCCTCCTGGAAAACCTGGAGAACCGGTGGGCGAACGCCCGGCGAAGATCTCCACGCCCCCGCCGGATGTCATCATGAGGCGATGGACGAGGGCATTCTCCTGGTGGACGACCACCCGGGATTCCGCCGCATGGCCCGCCGGCTCCTGGAGGCCGGCGGGCTCCGCGTGATAGGGGAGGCGGCCGACGGGCGGCAGGCCGTGGCCCTGGCCGCCGAGCTGCGCCCCGAGGTCGTGGTCCTCGACGTCCTGCTGCCCGACATCGACGGCTTCGCCGTGGCCGCGCTGCTCGCCGAACTGCCCGACCCCCCGGTGGTCGTCCTGATCTCCAGCCACTCGCCCCTGGAGCTCGGGGCCGAGGCGGGCGCCCCGAACGTGCGCGGCTTCCTGCCCAAGGACGAGCTGACCGCCGAGCGCCTCGCCGAGCTGGCCGGATTACGCCCGTGACCACGCCCCTCCCTTCCCCGGCCGCCGTCGCCCCGCCGCCCGCGGGAACGGAGGGCACGCGACGGCGGCACGGCGCCCTGGTCCTGGCCGGGCTCGCCCTCACCGCCGCGGACGTCTGGTTCGCCGCCCGCTGGGGCGCCGCGGAGCCGCTCTTCTACGTCAAGGAGGTCACCCAGATCCTGGTGTGGCTGGCCGCGGGATTCCTGGTGGAGCGGGTGCGCCCCGGCACGCCCATGGGCGTCCTGATGGCCCTGCTCGGCGTGCTGCTCGCCGCCGACGCGCCCGCCGCGTTCGCGCTGGAGGCCGGCGGCGCCGGGATGCGCGTCCTGATCACCGTCGCGCTGCTGCTCACGGCGCTCCAGCTCCCGCTCGGCGCGCACGTCTTCCTCGCCTACCCCTCCGGCGTCATCCGCGACCGCATGGGACGGGTCGTCATGCGCGCCGGCTACGCCTTCGGCGCCCTCACCGCCCTGACGCTGCTCCTCGCCGGGCCCGCCGTGCCGGTGCAGGGCTGCCGCGACGTGTGCGCGCCCATGCCGCTGCTCGACGCCCCCGGCCTCGCCGAGGCCGCGGCCCGCGGCGTCTCGCTCGGGACCGCGGTGCTCGTGCTGGTCGGCGGTGGCGTGATCGTACGGCGGGCCGTCCGCGCCGGGGCCAGGGAACGGCGGCTGCTGGCCTTCCCCGCCACCGCGATGGTCGCCACCGCGCTGCTGTGGGCGGCGGTCGGCCTGCTGGCCGCCAGGGCGCCGGGCGACTGGTCCGCCGGGGCCGACTCCACCCTGGCGCTCGCCCAGTTCGCCGCGCTCGTCGCGGTGCCCGCCTCGTTCTTCCTCGGCCTGCTGCGCGAGCGGCTGGACGAGGCGCGGGTGTCCGACCTGGTCAGGGAGATCGCCGCCATGCCCGCCGAGCGGCTCGGGCCCGCGCTGGCGGAGGCGCTCGGCGACCCCCACCTGCGGGTCGCCTTCCCGGTGCCCGGCGGGTACGTCGACGCCTCCGGGACGCCGGTGGAGGTGCCGGTGGAGCTGGACCCGCGCCGGTTCACCGTCGTCGGCGACCCCCGGGCCCCGGTCGCGGTGCTCCTGCACGACCCCAGCCTGCGCACCGAGCCCGCGCTGCTGGAGGCCGTCAGCGCCACCGCGCGCCTCGCCCTGGAGAACGCCCGGCTGCAGGCCGCGGTGCGGGCGCGGCTCGCCGAGGTGCGGGCCTCGCGCGCCCGCATCGTGGCGGCGGGCGACGAGGCGCGGCGCAGGCTCGAACGCGACCTGCACGACGGCGCGCAGCAGCGCATGCTCGCCGTCGGCCTCGCCCTCAACCTGCTGCGCCAGGGCCTGGGCGAGGCGAGCGCCGAGACGCTGGACCTGCTGCGCGAGGCCGAGGAGGAACTGCACGCGGCGACGCGCGAGCTGCGCGAGCTGGCGCGCGGCATCCACCCCGCCGTGCTCACCATCCAGGGGCTGCGCGCCGCGCTGCACCAGCTCGTCCTGCGCGCCGGGCCCACGGCGAGCCTGCGGGTGGGGGAGCTGCCCCGCCTGCCCGAGGCGGTGGAGGCCACGGCCTACTTCGTCGCCGCCGAGGCGCTGACCAACGCGCTGCGGCACGCGGCGGCCCGCCGCGTGGAGGTCGCCGCCACGGTCGCGGACGGCAGACTGGTCGTCTCGGTGTCCGACGACGGCGCGGGCGGCGCGGCCCCGCGCCCCGGCTCGGGCCTCGCCGGGCTCGCCGACCGGGTCGCCGCCGTGGACGGCGTGTTCACCCTGCACAGCCCGCCGGGGACGGGCACCGTGCTCACCGTGGAGCTCACCGTGGAGCCGTCATGCGCCTGATCATCGCCGAGGACTCGCTGCTGGCAAGGGAAGGGCTGAACCGCCTGCTGGGCGGGCTCGGCCACCAGGTCGTCGCCACGGCGACCCGCGCCGAGCAGGTGCTCGGCCTGGTCGCCCGGCACGCCCCCGACGCGGTCGTGCTGGACATCCGCCTCCCCCCGACCTTCACCGACGAGGGGCTGCGCCTGGCCGCCGCGATCCGCCGCAGGCACCCCCGGGTGGCGGTGCTCATCCTGTCCCACTACCTGGAGAACTCCTACGCCGCCGCGCTGCTGGAGAACGGCGCCGCCCGGCTCGGGTACCTGCTCAAGGAGCGCCTGCTCGACGCGGCCATGCTCGACGAGGTGCTGCGCCGCCTGCACGGCGGCGGCACCGCCGTGGACCCCGACGTCGTGGCCCACCTGCTCGCGCCCCGTCGCGAGCACGACGCCCTCGCCCGCCTCACCGGGCGCGAGCGCGACGTGCTGGCGCTCATGGCGCAGGGCCTGTCGGACCGGGGCATCGCCGACCGGCTCGCCCTGTCGGTCACGACCGTCGGCACCCACACGCACAACGTGTTCCGCAAGCTCGGCATCGGCGACGCCCCGGCGAGCAACCGGCGCGTCAACGCCGTCCTCGCCTACCTCACCGGCCGCGTCGAGGCGTGAGGGCGTCAGGGGAGATCAGTCCGGCGAACTCCGGCGGGGTGAGGATGGGGACGCCGTAGGCGCGTGCCGTGCCCGCCTTGCGGGAGAGCGTGTCGGGGTCGGCGGCCACCAGCACGCGCACGCGCCGGGTCACGCGCGGGTGCACGGTGTACCCGGCGCGCTCGGCGCGCGTCTCCCAGTCCTCCCGGCCGCCGGGCAGGTCCCCGGTGAACGCCACCAGGTCGCCCGGCCTCAGCCGCAGGTCCGGGCCCGCCCGCCGGGTGCGGGGACCGGCGGCGCCGCGCCGCACCCAGGGCAGGTCGGGGCCGGGCGGCGCGGGCCAGACGGTGGCCGCGGCGGCCTCCAGCCGCTCGCGCCACCCGCCGGATAATCGGATGTAGTGGCGCAGCAGCCCGGCGGCGGCCCGGGCGTCGGCGAGCGCGTCGTGGTGGTCCTCCAGCGGCACGCCCGCCAGCGCGCAGCAACGCGCCAGCCCCCGCCCGCCGTACGGGAGGAACCGCGCGGCCTCGGCCATCGTGCAGACCCCGAGCTCGGTGCGCAGCGGCGCGCGGACGCCGAGCCGTTCGAACTCGCGGGCCAGGAAACCGACCTCGAAGGGCAGGTTGTGCGCGGCGAGGACGCGCCCGCGCAGCAGCCCGGCGAGCCGGCGCGCGACCTGCCCGAAGGCGGGGGCGAGGCGGACGTCGGCGGCGCGGACGCCGTGGACGTGCTGGGGCCCGAGGTCGCGGCCGGGGTTCACCAGCGTGTTCCACTCGCCGGTGACCTCGCCGGCGGGGCTCAGGTGGACGACGCCGATCTCTATCACGCGGTCGTGCCACGACGACCGCAGGCCGGTCGTCTCCAGGTCGACCACCGCGTAACCGGGCGGGCCCGCCGTCTCGGGAGAACTCGCGGGATCCGCGAGATCGTGCGCCATCGGATCGCCTTTCGGTCGCCGCCTCATCCGATGATCTCACCCGGCACGGGGCCGATGATCACGGAAACGGGGGACCGTGACCGGCTCGTCACCGGGCGCGGGACGGGCCGGTCACCGATGTGGCGACGGGGGAGGGACGCGGGGGATGACGGGGACGGGACGCCGCGCTGCCGCATCATTCCCTCATCATGTCCCGGCGCGCCGGGAAGCGGGCGGGAAACGGATTTCGCGGTGAACGGCGGACGCGGCGGCGGTCCCGTGACCACCGCCGCGTCCGTGTCCGCGCGGCTCCCGCCGCGAAGGGCTCAGCCCCAGGGCGTGTTGCCCCGCCACACCGTGTGCGGCGAACTCGTGTGAGCGTGGTCGGAGATGCGCACCACGTGCGGCGACGCGGCATGGGCCGAGGTCATGGCGCCGGCCGTCACGAACCCCCCGGTGGCGACGACGGCGACGACGATGAGCCGGGTCGTGAATTGTCTGACGTGATCCCTCATTGCAGCGGTCCCCTCGTCTGCGGCGGCTTCGCGTCCTGCCGCTTCCCTGCTCGCGTCGCCAACGTATTCGCGGCCGCTATCCGACCCCTATCCGCGCGCTTCCGTGGCGCTATGGCGGCGCCCACCGCGTCGTTCGGGTCGCGCGACTTTACGTTAAACAGGCCGTCGTTCCGTGCCCGCTTGAGCACGGATGTCGCCGTGCGGGAAGGTGGCGGGAGCGATCCGGCGCCTCCGGTCGCCCGTTTGGACGGGGCGGACGGGGTAAGGCGTATCTCGGACGGAACCGGAGGGCGTGAGGTGTCTCGACCCCGGCCTGCGATGGGGACCGCGCGAGCCGTCCCCACGGGACGCGGGCGCCCGGCCTCCGGATGGCAGGAAGTTGCCAGGCTCCTGCAACTTGCTGCCACCGATCCGCATGGTCCCGGGGCGGCGCTTCGCGCAGAGTGGTACACGGGAGTGCCGAGTGGTACCGCTTCGGGAAGGCGCGCGCACGTCGAGGACGGGCCTGGGCCGCGGGTGCTTCCGCCTGCCGGGCTTGGCCCGGTCGTGTGTCCCGGCCTCGGCGGATTCCGGCTCTCCGGCCGTCGCGCGACAACCGCGGCATCCGAGATCGCGACCAAGGAGGTGCGAGATGACCCACCCATCCGCGTCACGCGACGGGTCCGAGCGACGGGCCGATCCCGCGCGAGAGGGGATCTTCACCGGACGCGCCGGCAGGCAGGGACCGCCCGGTCTGCCAGGCCACGACGGCGGGACGTCTCCCGGCCGCCCCACCGGCAGGACCCACGGTGCCGAGCGGACGGG includes these proteins:
- a CDS encoding CBM96 family carbohydrate-binding protein is translated as MFRRKTLTAVFAAAVSGAVAIAAVTLPGGVANAATSTFTPVADTYVDNGATGTNYGTSGQLGIDNSPVKRLFLRFTVSGVSGTVTGAKLRLHTDDVSGAESASGGTFRAVSSTTWSETATTWNDQPAIDGATLGTIGSVSRNAWYEVDVTSYVTGDGTYSVGVTSSSSDGADYDARESGAATAPQLVVTTGTTSSPTPTTSTPSAADPVLVGAGDISNSGSGDTATAALLDGISGTVFTLGDNVYDNGTASEFNTYYNPTWGRHKARTRPVPGNHDYNTSGASGYYGYFGAAAGDPSKGYYSYDLGSNWHVVVLNSNCSAVGGCGATSAQVQWLRADLQANPKPCTVAMWHHPRFTSGSNHAPDTSVAPLVQALYDNNADVILTGHNHQYERFAPITPSNQLDNARGIRHFVVGSGGASHYGFGTILANSQVRNSDTYGVLKLTLHAGSYDWQFVPQSGKTFTDSGTTACH
- a CDS encoding aspartate/glutamate racemase family protein, which translates into the protein MATLHFGILGHSAEGAALCFRAFCGEGFRALGPHRHPDVTLDLIPLARSMPYWDAGDHAPIRDTLAESVRRLAGAGADFFACPDNTAHMALDLPGEDLALPGLHLAEVVADRAARDGRTRVGVLGTRYTMDGPLYPRALAARGIAAEVPEAGDRAVVDEIIFTELLEGVFSDSSRRRYAEVIGRLAERGCDAVALVCTEIPLLVTPEVSPLPTLDSTRLLARAAFEVATGLRPMPVWRGGPGPSRS
- a CDS encoding YjdF family protein, with translation MSAVTLTVCFADPFWVGYLEIDEGGAVRATRVVFGGEPTDAELHDFLLRNGSALLAKAAANPPVASDARPVGRPNPKRAAKLAAREAARVAQGRRSTASQEAVRLEYEERKAEASAGLRARKAADAERRYEAARAKRRERRRGH
- a CDS encoding NRAMP family divalent metal transporter, with product MKRLFAVTLGILTAFGGFVDIGDLVANALVGARFGMSLAWVVVVGVIGICLFAEMSGRIAVASRRPVFDLVRERLGPRAGLVNLGASFFINVLTLAAEIGGASLALELVTGVNYLLWVPGVALVAWLVMWRVKFGTMEKVFGLAGLALVVFAVAAWRLGPDWGELARQVTHPPPDEGAPTYWYYAIALLGGAMTPYEVFFFSSGGVEERWTGKDLLTARANVFVGFPLGGFLSLAIAACAATVFLPLHIQVGTLDQMLLPVGLALGKIGLVVVIFGVFAATFGATLETALSSGYTLSQYFGWQWGKYVRPRDAARFHVVVLVATIVAAALVLTTIDPIKVTEYSLVFSAAALPLTYLPVLMIANDPDYMGEHVNGRISNALGTAYMVLLLVVAVAAIPLMLATKAGQ
- a CDS encoding GNAT family N-acetyltransferase; its protein translation is MVVRDALPHEMDAAGALRVAAYQADRLLDANPSYAGALRALGTDGAGEVLVAVDGDRLLGTVMLETWHAGSEVAKGPQEAEIRALAVAPEARGRGVGTALVRAVVERAVLRGVRALLLSSQPAMAGAQRIYLAEGFTRRPELDWAPVPGLTLLGFGRDL
- a CDS encoding SAM-dependent methyltransferase, with the protein product MPDDEAFPVPESPKIDTSVPHSARIWNYWLGGRDNYPVDREAGDGFARVFPGIERLARASRHFLSRAVRHLAGEAGIRQFLDVGTGLPTVDNTHEVAQRVAPESRVVYVDNDPLVLVHAHALLTGTPQGATSFIDADLRDPEAILAAAGRTLDLTRPVALVLMQITGHVHDTAEAHALVRRLMAGLPSGSYLAFNDSSDTSAANLEATRRYNESGAAPYHLRSPAELAGFFDGLEPVEPGVVPIARWRPEVDPSAIVDVDAWGGVAIKP
- a CDS encoding SAM-dependent methyltransferase, which translates into the protein MTERERAHPWVVDPTTPSVARMYDYYLGGKDNFAADREAAEKIIKLVPNAREIARANRAFLRRSVRVMVESGIDQFLDIGTGLPTQENVHQVAQRVNPDARVAYVDNDPIVLAHARALLADNAGTVVVSADMRDPRGIVDHPEVRAHLDLDRPVGLLLLAILHFVVDDAESVQIVRTLRGAMAPGSTLAISHITPGDLSEEDIRRGRDVYTSTATGGIVPRTHARIRSYFEGFELLAPGVVPVEEWRPDPETVILPHRGGIGFMGAVGLLA